A single genomic interval of Cucumis sativus cultivar 9930 chromosome 7, Cucumber_9930_V3, whole genome shotgun sequence harbors:
- the LOC116405198 gene encoding uncharacterized protein LOC116405198, with protein sequence MANATLRLSSGIMPPREEVRRGGRRGRGRGAGGRGRGAGRNQPTEGQAEQRIPAAPVTHVEFDALSAHMEQRFTELMTAIAQNQQAPAVPPAPVVPPAPAAPPAQELPNQLSAEAKHLRDFRKYDPQTFDGSLEDPTKAEMWLSSVETIFNYMRCPEEHRVQCAAFLLRDRGIIWWRTTMRMLGGDVRQITWDQFKDCFYTKFFSANLRDAKSQEFLELKQGYMTVEEYDQEFDMLSRFAPELVSNEQARADRFVKGLRDEIRGFVRALKPTTQAEALRLAVDMSIGKDERQPRSFNKGSSSGQKRKVEQRTVGVPQRNMRPGDSFRSFQQSSGGAGDTTQERPVCDTCGKRHLGRCLMGTRVCYKCKQEGTHG encoded by the exons ATGGCAAACGCGACCCTTCGTCTCTCGTCAG GAATTATGCCGCCAAGGGAAGAAGTACGTAGAGGAGGTCGTAGAGGCCGAGGTAGAGGAGCAGGAGGCCGAGGTAGAGGAGCAGGTCGTAATCAGCCTACTGAGGGTCAAGCTGAACAGCGAATTCCTGCTGCACCCGTGACTCACGTCGAGTTTGATGCACTGTCTGCTCACATGGAGCAGAGGTTTACAGAACTTATGACAGCTATAGCTCAAAACCAGCAGGCACCTGCAGTCCCACCTGCACCTGTAGTTCCCCCTGCACCAGCAGCCCCTCCTGCACAAGAATTACCTAACCAACTTTCTGCTGAGGCGAAACATTTGAGGGACTTTCGGAAGTATGACCCTCAGACGTTTGATGGGTCACTGGAGGATCCTACTAAAGCTGAAATGTGGTTGTCCTCTGTGGaaaccatatttaattacatgagATGTCCCGAGGAGCACAGAGTTCAGTGTGCTGCTTTTCTACTGAGGGACAGAGGCATTATCTGGTGGAGGACTACAATGCGCATGCTAGGTGGAGATGTGAGGCAGATTACCTGGGATCAGTTTAAGGACTGCTTCTATACCAAGTTTTTCTCGGCTAACCTTAGAGACGCCAAAAGCCAGGAATTCTTGGAGTTGAAGCAAGGATATATGACAGTCGAGGAGTACGACCAGGAGTTTGATATGCTGTCACGTTTTGCCCCTGAGCTTGTTAGTAATGAGCAGGCTAGAGCTGATAGGTTCGTCAAGGGATTGAGAGATGAAATTAGGGGTTTTGTGCGAGCACTAAAGCCCACTACCCAAGCTGAAGCACTGCGTCTGGCAGTGGATATGAGTATTGGGAAGGATGAAAGACAGCCAAGGAGCTTTAATAAGGGATCGTCGTCgggtcaaaagagaaaagtagagCAGAGAACTGTAGGAGTTCCTCAGAGGAACATGAGACCAGGTGATTCTTTTCGCAGTTTCCAGCAGAGTTCTGGCGGTGCAGGAGACACTACTCAAGAGAGGCCAGTATGTGATACGTGTGGGAAACGCCACCTGGGTCGTTGTTTGATGGGAACGAGAGTCTGTTATAAGTGCAAGCAAGAAGGGACACATGGCTGA
- the LOC116405011 gene encoding uncharacterized protein LOC116405011, which yields MINIEKVDEFPISKVYLKLYCLFNSKVKKSKVCGLAPNRAMELVQGFDQEAAAVVVARLTSSKMEMEVQPESTTSLVFFQRTFSKTNILGWSFMLLQKILLDVF from the exons atgatcaacattgaaaag GTTGATGagtttccaatttcaaaagtcTACCTAAAGCTCTATTGTTTGTTTAActcaaaggtaaaaaaaagtaaagtatGTGGACTTGCACCGAATAGAGCCATG GAATTGGTGCAAGGGTTTGATCAAGAGGCTGCTGCAGTTGTTGTGGCAAGATTAACTTCATCAAAAATGGAGATGGAG gttcaaccggagtcgacaacttcattagttttctttcaaagaacattttcaaagacgaacattctcggttggtcgtttatgcttctgcagaaaatcttgttagatgtattctaa